One window of the Montipora foliosa isolate CH-2021 chromosome 4, ASM3666993v2, whole genome shotgun sequence genome contains the following:
- the LOC137999091 gene encoding uncharacterized protein, protein MIDHRCIMATVSKRNIVNDVGRGKTLGKTPRGKSQFGNSSSEYPFKHGITKLNTKENHMDGKLFKKEESVQSAPNSKNKIEWESLSQEKLKAIFGPRPDRTWFHFDNDSLSEDSDDSDDEETEEPVEKRPRGTANWSKN, encoded by the exons ATGATCGACCACCGTTGCATCATGGCAACTGTATCCAAAAGAAATATCGTGAATGATGTTGGAAGGGGAAAAACCCTAGGAAAAACTCCACGGGGAAAATCCCAATTCGGCAACAGTTCATCAGAATATCCTTTTAAACACGGTATTACAAAACTCAATACAAAG GAAAATCATATGGATGGAAAGCTCTTCAAAAAGGAAGAGTCAGTGCAAAGTGCGCCAAACTCAAAAAACAAGATTGAATGGGAATCGCTTTCACAG gagAAGCTGAAGGCAATTTTTGGGCCGAGACCAGACAGAACATGGTTTCACTTTGATAATGACAGCCTCTCAGAG gATTCAGATGACAGCGACGATGAGGAAACTGAGGAACCTGTGGAAAAACGCCCCCGCGGGACTGCGAACTGGAGCAAAAACTAA
- the LOC137999092 gene encoding uncharacterized protein: MLRALGGKQNFFIWFRVTALRMNMGKNDFCCAPACSNTRKMRGDLQFYRIPKDINRRKVWLKRIRRKNFSPTDNTRLCSVHFFGGQKSDEIDSVSYSPSIFKHSHVKPKLTRSTKNSLAATRVSNAPPHVRRKSPKPHAETAKGRPKPEVCTPENHKVWSQCLPADHPLKEHDYCKGQVDLQSMNMEQSVVNELLEVHCRIKELEEENENLRSKCLLLEQVRLDDRKFQFWTGFPNYETFTALFHYLEGVGAIARMRHWRGSEMCSKDPYPKKAARIAKMTPEEELFMVLVRLRVGLTVTDLSLRFGISESSVSKIFTSWINLLFFHLKDLCEMPESEMDGKAKQFSKFPCLKVIIDCTEIFTQKPSCLQANKEIYSNYKGHTTFKFLVGIDPHGAIVYVSQAWGGRTSDKHITANSPGLTTKLNRGDELMADRGFAVHDLFADMGVKVTIPDFKGQGRSQLNKMEGKGSEKIAEARIHVERAIQRIKTFHILDNEVRLCMAHLAEQIFTVCSYLINFQSPILRQ, encoded by the exons ATGCTTCGCGCCTTGGGGGGTAAACAgaactttttcatttggtttcgtGTTACAGCGCTGCGTATGAACATGGGGAAAAATGATTTCTGTTGCGCCCCTGCTTGTTCTAATACTAGAAAAATGAGAGGAGATTTGCAGTTTTATCGTATTCCAAAGGATATTAACCGAAGAAAGGTTTGGTTGAAGAGAATCCGTAGAAAGAACTTCTCGCCGACTGACAACACGCGGCTCTgctccgtgcatttctttggagGTCAGAAATCTGATGAAATTGACAGTGTATCCTACAGTCCTTCCATTTTTAAACACAGCCATGTGAAACCAAAGCTTACAAGGTCAACAAAAAACAGCTTAGCGGCGACCAGAGTGTCAAATGCACCCCCACATGTCCGAAGGAAAAGTCCAAAACCG CATGCGGAAACTGCAAAAGGGCGTCCCAAACCAGAGGTTTGTACTCCAGAAAATCATAAAGTGTGGAGTCAGTGTTTACCAGCAGACCATCCCTTAAAAGAGCATGATTATTGCAAGGGCCAGGTAGATTTGCAGTCAATGAATATGGAACAATCCGTAGTCAATGAACTGCTAGAGGTGCACTGCAGAATAAAAGAACTTGAagaggaaaatgaaaatctCCGTTCAAAATGCCTTCTTCTAGAACAAGTAAGACTTGATGACAGGAAATTCCAATTTTGGACTGGGTTCCCCAACTATGAAACCTTTACAGCTTTGTTTCACTACCTGGAAGGTGTTGGAGCCATAGCAAGAATGAGACACTGGAGAGGTAGTGAAATGTGTTCAAAGGATCCTTACCCAAAGAAAGCAGCTAGAATAGCCAAGATGACTCCAGAAGAGGAACTATTCATGGTTCTTGTACGATTAAGGGTAGGACTGACCGTAACTGACTTGTCATTAAGGTTTGGAATAAGCGAGTCTAGTGTCAGCAAGATCTTTACCTCATGGATTAATCTGCTGTTCTTTCATTTAAAAGATTTGTGTGAAATGCCAGAGAGTGAAATGGATGGAAAGGCAAAGCAGTTTTCCAAATTCCCATGCTTGAAAGTAATCATTGATTGTACAGAAATTTTTACTCAAAAGCCTTCGTGCCTACAAGCGAACAAAGAAATCTACTCCAATTACAAAGGTCACACAACCTTTAAATTCCTTGTTGGAATAGACCCCCATGGAGCTATTGTGTATGTCTCACAAGCTTGGGGTGGGAGGACATCTGATAAACATATCACCGCCAACTCCCCTGGTTTAACTACAAAATTGAACAGGGGTGATGAACTTATGGCAGATAGAGGATTTGCTGTACATGACCTGTTTGCTGATATGGGCGTGAAAGTGACCATTCCAGATTTCAAAGGGCAAGGAAGATCTCAACTAAACAAAATGGAAGGAAAAGGATCAGAAAAAATTGCAGAAGCAAGAATTCATGTTGAAAGGGCAATTCAACGAATTAAAACATTTCACATATTAGACAATGAAGTCCGCTTATGCATGGCTCATTTGGCTGAACAAATATTCACAGTCTGTTCTTACTTGATTAATTTTCAAAGCCCAATTTTACGGCAATAA
- the LOC138000268 gene encoding uncharacterized protein, giving the protein MATREEDLRLTKNLKSFKDVSKLGKICKNLGVDLEKSFGKKALVNVVCNSLGISTSSTASRTDSKSILVDEMQDISSSKIPSMMELQKLKEWKKSLLSIPQLMDEALVKEFLLGVGYSQTDVRKYKTLRAWQHKQGIHSVKVCSLPRYPTMWALRGCCNPSFSTDPEETKIVYIVLEKDTSKPVYAYCSCTVGLRGDCSHAGALLFVLCDIISQGKTTLPADPACTELPCSWSNPKGTSVDPIRIEQIHFYKSRFGEQPPAKKFRATPTVSEQFFGVSRNDVSEETVKQLKQNLKMAILAANNDKSMPPVYYLLKRKFMESECTFAETHELPKELDEDDPRMLPSYATDVEATPSVKISSDNVSLPQIMSAPCQKTPEENTTLLPVISPAEQCKSSKESRVPLVPVTLLCENGTFDEGNRFQAPITYPVQIPSIPPLSDSAFEFYNNNVKVSIQHCWEIEKETRPQSSSELWFKQRKLRLTASNFGNIIKRKKADVSKLVNRLSTTCDSLSHLKAIRFGKENEDVASQLYMQYQNSHGSPGTKIFHCGLVINPHFPWLGASPDRLVYDPNARPSTGGLEVKCIESAQGMTPFEAFKSKQTPKEGKKKSFCLKMKDGHLQLNENHNYFYQVQGQEGVSGIKWFDFALLTDPRLGLNGLFVQRIHFEKNKWESEWLPKLTDFYFNHLLPVIIKDNSSL; this is encoded by the exons ATGGCGACAAGAGAGGAGGATTTGCGTCTTACCAAAAACTTAAAATCGTTCAAAGATGTGTCAAAATTAGGGAAGATTTGTAAGAACTTAGGTGTTGACTTGGAGAaaagttttggaaaaaaagctcTTGTCAATGTTGTTTGCAATTCGCTGGGTATCTCAACATCGAGCACTGCATCAAGGACGGACTCGAAATCGATTCTTGTTGACGAGATGCAGGATATCTCCTCTTCCAAGATACCTTCGATGATGGAGCTCCAGAAGCTAAAAGAATGGAAGAAAAGCTTGCTATCTATCCCGCAGCTAATGGATGAGGCTCTTGTTAAGGAATTTTTGCTTGGGGTTGGTTACAGCCAAACTGATGTGAGAAAGTACAAGACCCTTCGAGCTTGGCAGCACAAACAGGGAATTCACTCAGTTAA GGTTTGTTCTTTGCCAAGATATCCTACCATGTGGGCCTTAAGGGGATGCTGCAATCCATCGTTTTCCACTGACCCAGAGGAAACAAAGATTGTGTATATAGTGCTTGAGAAAGATACCAGCAAGCCTGTTTATGCTTACTGTTCTTGCACTGTCGG ATTACGAGGTGACTGCAGCCATGCTGGTGCTCTGTTATTTGTACTTTGTGACATTATTTCTCAAGGTAAAACCACCTTGCCAGCAGATCCAGCCTGCACAGAACTACCTTGTAGCTGGTCAAATCCTAAAG GTACCTCTGTTGATCCAATAAGGATTGAACAAATAcatttttataaatcaagaTTTGGTGAGCAGCCTCCAGCAAAGAAATTCAGAGCAACCCCGACAGTCTCAGAACAATTTTTTGGAGTTTCACGAAATGATGTAAGTGAAGAGACtgttaaacaattgaaacagaACTTAAAAATGGCCATACTTGCTGCCAACAATGACAAGTCCATGCCACCTGTTTATTATCTACTAAAGCGCAAGTTCATGGAATCTGAATGCACATTTGCTGAAACCCATGAGCTACCAAAAGAGCTGGATGAGGATGATCCCAGAATGCTACCCAGTTATGCTACTGATGTTGAAGCCACTCCTTCTGTGAAAATATCCTCTGACAATGTTTCTCTCCCACAGATCATGTCAGCTCCATGTCAGAAAACACCCGAGGAGAACACAACTCTATTGCCTGTGATTTCTCCAGCTGAACAGTGTAAATCTTCCAAAGAAAGTCGTGTTCCCTTGGTTCCTGTTACATTATTATGTGAAAACGGCACATTTGATGAAGGAAATAGGTTTCAAGCCCCGATTACCTATCCAGTTCAAATTCCTTCAATACCTCCCCTGAGTGACAGTGCTTTTGAGTTCTACAATAACAATGTCAAGGTTTCAATTCAGCATTGCtgggaaatcgaaaaagaaactCGGCCTCAATCTTCTAGTGAGCTTtggtttaaacaaagaaaactcagATTGACAGCTTCTAATTTTGGAAACATAATTAAACGTAAAAAGGCAGATGTGTCAAAACTTGTAAACCGCTTATCTACCACTTGTGATTCTTTGTCTCACTTGAAGGCTATTAGATTtggcaaagaaaatgaagatGTGGCTTCTCAGCTCTACATGCAATATCAAAATTCACATGGTTCTCCTGGAACTAAGATTTTTCACTGCGGCCTTGTAATTAATCCACACTTTCCATGGTTGGGAGCTTCTCCAGACAGGCTAGTTTATGATCCCAATGCTAGGCCATCAACTGGTGGTTTGGAAGTGAAATGCATTGAATCTGCGCAGGGGATGACACCATTTGAAGCATTTAAAAGTAAGCAAACTCCAAAAGAAGGCAAAAAGAAATCTTTCTGCCTGAAAATGAAAGATGGCCATCTGCAGCTGAATGAAAATCACAATTACTTTTACCAGGTCCAGGGTCAAGAAGGAGTATCAGGAATAAAATGGtttgattttgctttgttgaCAGATCCTCGCCTTGGCTTAAATGGATTGTTTGTACAAAGAATTcactttgaaaaaaacaaatgggAGTCTGAGTGGCTGCCAAAGCTTACAGATTTTTATTTCAACCACCTCCTGCCTGTTATTATCAAAGATAATTCTTCCTTGTAG